GAAATACTCGTGGGCGACCACGCCCTCGACGCGCTGGTGCGCGGCGTCGGTGGCGGTTTCGGCGCGGGCCAGCACGCAGCTGGAGTTGAAGATGTTCAGGCCCTTGTTTTCCATGGCGCCCATGTTGAAGTCGTTGACCGCGACGATCATGAAGATGTCCAGGTCGTATTCACGGCCATAGACTTCCTCGTCCCAGCGCATGGACTTCTTCAGGCTGACCATGGCGTGGTCGCACTTGTCGAGGTTTTCCGGCTCGACATAGATGCGCAGCGCCACGTCGCGACCCGACTGGCGGGTAAAGGTATCCTCGACGCACCACAGGTCGCCGGCCACCAGAGCGAACAGGTAGGCCGGCTTCTTGAACGGGTCTTCCCAGGTCGCCCAGTGCCGGCCATCCTCGGACGGGCCGCTGCCAACCGGGTTGCCGTTGGACAGCAGCACCGGGTAACGATGCTGTTCGGCGATCACCGTGGTGGTGAAGGTGCTCATCACATCCGGGCGGTCGAGGTAATAGGTGATCTTGCGGAAACCCTCGGCCTCGCACTGGGTGCAGAACATCTTGCCGGACTTGTACAGGCCTTCCAGCGCGGTGTTGCTCTCCGGGTGGATCTTCACACTGGTGTCCAGGGTGAAGCGCTCGCGCTTCGGCTGCACGGTGAGGCTGTCGTCGTCGAGCTGGTAGTCGTTGGCGCCCAGTGCCTGGTCGTCCAGTTGCACGCTCAGCAGCTCCAGCTGCTGGCCGTCGAGCACCAGCGGCGGCAGGCCGGCGCCACGCTCGGGGTTGCGGCGCATGAGCAACTGCGCATGGACCAGGCTGTGGTCCTCGAACAGCTCGAAAGTCAGGTGGGTCTCTTCGATCAGGTAGTCGGGCGCCTGATAGTCCTTGAGGTGGATCACTTGCGGTTGTTCGGTGCGCATGGTGACGGTCCTTTTACTGAAGCACGGCCAGTTGGTAGGCCGTGTACTTGCGAATGTTGATCACGCCGGTGTCGAAGATCAGGTACTGGCCCTTGATCCCCAGCAGCGTGCCTTCCACGACCGGGTCCTTGTCGAGGTTGAAACTGACGATTTTTTTCGGGTAGGCCTCGACCGGGTAGCGCATCTGCACCACCTCGGCGTCGGGCAACGGCTGGATGGCCTGCAGGCCGAAGCGCTCGTGCAAACTGCGGATGCCGTCGGCGCAAGCGTCGAAGATCTGTTCGCGAATGGCCGGCAGGTCGAGCACCTCGGCATCGCCCTTGAGCAGCGCGCGCCAGTTGGTGCGATCCGGCACCTGGCTGCGCAGCACGTCCTCGACCAGCCCGGATTGCTGGCGGGTGGCCACGCGCATGATCGGCAGCGCCTGGCTGGCGCCCTGGTCGAGCCAGCGG
The window above is part of the Pseudomonas muyukensis genome. Proteins encoded here:
- a CDS encoding DUF2797 domain-containing protein, translated to MIELARGSLSKMAVRLDAPVVQYSFRLDDTEVPVNPLIGQSIRLEYLGAIHCSHCGKRTKTSFSQGYCYPCMTKLAQCDVCIMAPEKCHYDAGTCREPSWGEQFCMTDHVVYLANSSGIKVGITRATQLPTRWLDQGASQALPIMRVATRQQSGLVEDVLRSQVPDRTNWRALLKGDAEVLDLPAIREQIFDACADGIRSLHERFGLQAIQPLPDAEVVQMRYPVEAYPKKIVSFNLDKDPVVEGTLLGIKGQYLIFDTGVINIRKYTAYQLAVLQ